One Theropithecus gelada isolate Dixy chromosome 17, Tgel_1.0, whole genome shotgun sequence genomic region harbors:
- the ABHD13 gene encoding protein ABHD13, translating into MEKSWMLWNFVERWLIALASWSWALCRISLLPLIVTFHLYGGIILLLLIFISIAGILYKFQDVLLYFPEQPSSSRLYVPMPTGIPHENIFIRTKDGIRLNLILIRYTGDNSPYSPTIIYFHGNAGNIGHRLPNALLMLVNLKVNLLLVDYRGYGKSEGEASEEGLYLDSEAVLDYVMTRPDLDKTKIFLFGRSLGGAVAIHLASENSHRISAIMVENTFLSIPHMASTLFSFFPMRYLPLWCYKNKFLSYRKISQCRMPSLFISGLSDQLIPPVMMKQLYELSPSRTKRLAIFPDGTHNDTWQCQGYFTALEQFIKEVVKSHSPEEMAKTSSNVTII; encoded by the coding sequence ATGGAAAAGTCCTGGATGCTGTGGAACTTTGTTGAAAGATGGCTAATAGCCTTGGCTTCATGGTCTTGGGCTCTCTGCCGTATTTCTCTTTTACCTTTAATAGTGACTTTTCATCTGTATGGAGGCATTATCTTACTTTTGTTAATATTCATATCAATCGCAGGTATTCTGTATAAATTCCAGGATGTATTGCTTTATTTTCCAGAACAGCCATCCTCTTCACGTCTTTATGTTCCCATGCCCACTGGCATtccacatgaaaatattttcatcagaACCAAAGATGGAATACGTCTGAATCTTATTTTGATACGATACACTGGAGACAATTCACCCTATTCCCcaactataatttattttcatgggAATGCAGGCAACATAGGTCACAGGTTGCCAAATGCATTACTTATGTTGGTTAACCTCAAAGTTAACCTTTTGCTGGTTGATTATCGAGGATATGGAAAAAGTGAAGGAGAGGCAAGTGAAGAAGGACTCTACTTAGATTCTGAAGCTGTGTTAGACTATGTGATGACTAGACCTGACcttgataaaacaaaaatttttctttttggtcgTTCCTTGGGTGGAGCAGTGGCTATTCATTTGGCTTCTGAAAATTCACATAGGATTTCAGCCATTATGGTGGAGAACACATTTTTAAGCATACCACATATGGCCAgcactttattttcattctttccaaTGCGTTACCTTCCTTTATGgtgctacaaaaataaatttttgtcctACAGAAAAATCTCTCAGTGTAGAATGCCTTCTCTGTTCATCTCTGGACTCTCAGATCAATTAATTCCTCCAGTAATGATGAAACAACTTTATGAACTCTCCCCGTCTCGGACTAAGAGATTAGCCATTTTTCCAGATGGGACTCACAATGATACATGGCAGTGCCAAGGCTATTTCACTGCACTGGAACAGTTCATCAAAGAAGTCGTAAAGAGCCATTCTCCTGAAGAAATGGCAAAAACTTCATCAAATGTAACAATTATATAA